The following are encoded together in the Thermodesulfobacteriota bacterium genome:
- a CDS encoding DedA family protein, with protein MDLLLFWVDFLLHIDRHLGEIIRNYGAISYVILFLIVFCETGLVVTPFLPGDSLLFAAGSFAAIGAFDVVWLLVIISAAAILGDTVNYWIGRAAGPRVFYSENVRFLNRKHLERTHEFYERHGGKTIILARFIPIIRTFAPFVAGMGRMTYWHFIAYNLIGGIIWPVIFILAGYFFGNLPVVKDNFSLVLVIIILLSVMPLVVEFFRFRIEKKRNGLK; from the coding sequence ATGGATCTGCTTTTATTCTGGGTTGACTTCCTGCTCCACATCGACCGGCATCTGGGAGAGATCATTAGAAATTATGGGGCAATTTCCTATGTCATTCTCTTCCTCATCGTCTTCTGCGAAACCGGCCTGGTGGTCACCCCTTTTCTGCCGGGAGATTCCCTGCTCTTTGCCGCCGGGTCCTTCGCGGCCATCGGGGCCTTTGACGTGGTCTGGCTGCTGGTGATTATTTCCGCCGCCGCCATCCTCGGTGACACGGTTAACTACTGGATCGGCCGGGCCGCCGGGCCGAGGGTATTCTATTCGGAGAATGTTCGGTTTCTCAACAGGAAGCACCTGGAGCGGACCCATGAATTCTATGAACGCCACGGCGGCAAGACCATCATCCTGGCCCGGTTCATTCCCATTATCCGGACATTCGCGCCATTTGTGGCCGGCATGGGCCGGATGACCTACTGGCATTTTATCGCCTACAATCTTATCGGCGGCATCATCTGGCCGGTCATCTTTATTCTGGCGGGATATTTTTTCGGCAACCTGCCCGTGGTCAAGGATAACTTTTCCCTGGTGCTGGTCATCATTATTCTTCTATCGGTCATGCCGCTTGTGGTAGAGTTTTTCCGGTTTCGGATAGAAAAAAAGCGAAACGGATTAAAATAA
- a CDS encoding biotin/lipoyl-containing protein — protein sequence MKYAISIKQKKYEIEIGAISNGTAQVTVNGAPYQVQVEKQADRPAAAPVFQAAPAPAVAPAPARTPSPATAPGAGTITAPIPGLIVDIPVSVGDMVKAGQVVVVMEAMKMENRLITTVDGQVKEVRFQKGAQVATGDVILVIG from the coding sequence ATGAAATACGCTATTTCCATAAAACAGAAAAAATATGAGATCGAAATCGGCGCCATCAGCAACGGTACCGCTCAGGTAACGGTCAACGGCGCCCCCTACCAGGTGCAAGTGGAAAAGCAGGCTGACCGGCCCGCGGCCGCTCCTGTATTTCAAGCCGCTCCCGCGCCGGCGGTGGCCCCTGCCCCGGCCCGGACCCCGTCACCGGCGACCGCTCCAGGAGCAGGCACCATCACGGCGCCCATACCCGGATTAATTGTTGACATTCCGGTCAGCGTCGGGGATATGGTTAAAGCCGGCCAGGTGGTCGTGGTCATGGAAGCCATGAAAATGGAAAACCGCCTGATCACCACCGTGGACGGCCAGGTCAAAGAGGTCCGTTTTCAGAAAGGCGCCCAGGTCGCCACCGGCGACGTTATCCTGGTGATCGGATAA
- a CDS encoding OadG family protein yields the protein MKKTPKPFAVLPAKAFFFTVGLCVLALLGSGPALAAFGEDVEKPKPVFTRDGDAVIAKLLPRGKSTSVTVRFTADGGEVADVQAVDFASVKDEGIDRKDFRCDLFAVLLENVSPGGEVSLTAGSDFFSSSTRFFLYNSGASPAWSDTLAQQKAYPDRVRELTFTVRDGGPYDTDGAIDGKILLNCGPRDSFWGYAVGTLFIRFFGVFLVLGVLMIGMIVCGKIFESADKRKAAKAAESRPPLPKPAVPTPKPATAETEMEPEMVAAVAMALHLEMSGPAVIKSDLGTDENQNSWSLYGRQKIMSDRMQVFKRHSHV from the coding sequence ATGAAAAAGACACCAAAACCATTCGCTGTTTTACCGGCTAAAGCCTTTTTCTTTACTGTTGGTCTGTGCGTTCTGGCCCTGCTCGGGTCCGGCCCCGCCCTGGCCGCCTTTGGTGAGGATGTGGAAAAACCCAAGCCTGTTTTCACCCGGGACGGCGATGCCGTTATCGCCAAACTTCTGCCCCGGGGCAAAAGCACCTCGGTGACGGTCCGGTTCACAGCCGACGGCGGCGAGGTCGCGGATGTTCAGGCCGTGGATTTTGCTTCGGTCAAGGACGAGGGGATCGACCGCAAGGATTTCCGCTGCGATCTGTTCGCTGTCCTTCTGGAAAATGTCTCCCCCGGCGGCGAGGTCAGCCTTACCGCCGGATCGGATTTTTTTTCCAGTTCCACCCGGTTCTTTCTCTATAATTCCGGCGCCTCTCCGGCCTGGTCCGACACCCTGGCGCAGCAGAAGGCGTATCCGGACCGCGTCCGCGAACTGACCTTCACCGTCCGGGACGGCGGTCCCTATGATACTGACGGCGCAATCGACGGAAAGATCCTGCTGAACTGCGGTCCCCGGGACTCTTTCTGGGGATATGCCGTCGGCACGCTTTTTATCCGCTTTTTCGGCGTCTTCCTGGTGCTGGGCGTGCTGATGATCGGCATGATCGTCTGCGGCAAGATCTTTGAATCGGCCGACAAACGCAAAGCCGCCAAAGCCGCGGAATCCAGGCCGCCGTTACCGAAGCCGGCTGTTCCAACGCCGAAGCCGGCCACAGCAGAGACTGAAATGGAGCCGGAGATGGTGGCCGCTGTTGCCATGGCCCTTCATCTGGAAATGTCCGGACCGGCCGTTATAAAAAGCGACTTGGGTACGGATGAGAATCAGAATTCCTGGAGCCTGTACGGTCGTCAGAAGATCATGAGCGACCGGATGCAGGTATTCAAGCGTCATTCCCATGTTTAA
- a CDS encoding sodium ion-translocating decarboxylase subunit beta — MSWESVLELIKQILVTQTGIPHMTGGAALMLCVGLVFMYLAIGKDFEPLLLLPIGFGIFLVNFPLTPLMGTTEHGAPELIRAFYHYGVEWEIIPCVIFLGLGAMTDFGPLIANPKTLIIGAGAQLGVFVTYIGVLFFGFTLKEAASVGIIGGADGPTTIYLTTKLAPHLLGANAVAAYSYMAMVPLIQPPIMRLMTTKAQRMIKMRQLRAVSKREKILFPLIAATLIVLLIPAVAPLMGLFMLGNLMRESGVVKRLADTAENDLMNIVVIFLGVSVGATMKAETFLSWKPLLIFAFGLVDFVICTFGGILTVHIMNMFLKEKMNPLIGSAGVSAVPMSARVSNTEGLKADPTNFLIMHAMGPNLAGVIGSAAAAGMFIAMFQ, encoded by the coding sequence ATGTCCTGGGAAAGTGTTCTGGAACTGATCAAACAGATTCTCGTCACCCAGACGGGCATCCCTCACATGACCGGCGGCGCGGCCCTGATGCTATGCGTGGGGCTGGTCTTCATGTATCTTGCCATCGGCAAGGATTTTGAACCGCTGCTGCTGCTGCCCATCGGCTTCGGAATTTTTCTGGTCAATTTCCCCTTAACGCCGCTCATGGGCACCACCGAACACGGTGCACCGGAACTGATCCGGGCCTTTTATCATTACGGCGTGGAATGGGAGATCATCCCCTGCGTCATCTTTCTGGGTCTGGGCGCCATGACCGATTTCGGTCCCCTGATCGCCAATCCCAAAACCCTGATCATCGGCGCCGGCGCTCAGTTGGGCGTTTTCGTTACCTACATCGGCGTGCTGTTTTTCGGTTTTACCTTGAAAGAGGCAGCCTCGGTGGGCATTATCGGCGGGGCCGACGGTCCCACCACCATTTACCTGACCACCAAACTGGCGCCCCACCTGCTGGGCGCCAATGCCGTGGCCGCTTACTCTTACATGGCCATGGTGCCCCTGATTCAGCCGCCCATCATGCGGCTGATGACCACCAAAGCCCAGCGGATGATAAAGATGAGGCAGCTCCGGGCGGTGTCAAAAAGGGAAAAAATCCTCTTCCCCCTGATCGCGGCCACGCTCATCGTCCTGCTGATTCCGGCGGTAGCACCCCTGATGGGCCTGTTCATGCTGGGCAATCTCATGCGGGAAAGCGGCGTGGTCAAGCGCCTGGCCGATACCGCCGAGAACGACCTGATGAACATCGTGGTCATCTTTTTAGGAGTTTCGGTGGGCGCCACCATGAAGGCCGAAACCTTCCTGAGCTGGAAGCCCCTGCTGATTTTCGCCTTCGGCCTGGTGGATTTTGTCATCTGCACCTTCGGCGGGATTCTGACGGTTCATATCATGAACATGTTTCTAAAGGAAAAGATGAATCCCCTGATCGGTTCGGCCGGGGTCTCGGCCGTGCCCATGTCGGCCCGGGTTTCCAATACCGAGGGTCTGAAGGCGGATCCCACCAACTTTCTGATCATGCACGCCATGGGCCCCAACCTGGCCGGTGTCATCGGCTCGGCGGCGGCGGCAGGCATGTTCATCGCCATGTTTCAATAG
- a CDS encoding acyl-CoA carboxylase subunit beta encodes METRTPMEKLEEKSRQALEGGGAGRVKKQHESGKLTARERVDKLLDPGTFVELDRFKAHRCTDFGMDGEKIPGDGVVAGYGLVNGRQVFVFAQDFTVFGGSLSLAHAEKICKVMETAMKVGAPVIGLCDSGGARIQEGVMSLAGYADIFLRNVLASGVVPQITAIMGPCAGGSVYSPALTDWIFMVQNTSNMFITGPDVIKAVTGEIVTKEDLGGAMAHNAVSGVAHFASPDDGACLVKIRELLAFLPNNNMEDPPRVACDDDPDRRDENLRTVVPEDPNKPYDIRAIIRSNVDNGYFFEIQEHWGANIVIGLARLDGAVVGIVANQPAVMAGCLDINASVKGARFVRFCDAFNIPLIIYEDVPGFLPGTNQEHGGIIKHGAKLIYAFCEATVPRITLITRKAYGGAYCVMSSKHIRGDINIAYPTAEIAVMGAEGAVNIIFRDEIKKAGDAVAEKKRLVADYRDKFANPYKAAELGYIDDVIDPADTRPKIIEALRMLRTKQATNPPKKHGNIPL; translated from the coding sequence ATGGAAACCAGAACACCGATGGAAAAACTCGAGGAGAAGAGCCGGCAGGCCCTGGAAGGCGGAGGCGCCGGGAGAGTCAAGAAACAGCATGAATCCGGCAAGCTGACGGCCCGGGAGCGGGTCGACAAACTGCTCGATCCCGGTACCTTTGTCGAGCTGGACCGGTTCAAGGCCCACCGCTGCACGGATTTCGGCATGGACGGAGAAAAAATCCCCGGAGACGGCGTGGTGGCCGGATACGGCCTGGTCAACGGCCGTCAGGTCTTTGTTTTTGCCCAGGACTTCACTGTTTTCGGCGGATCGCTGTCCCTGGCCCACGCTGAAAAAATCTGCAAGGTCATGGAAACCGCCATGAAGGTCGGCGCACCGGTCATCGGCCTGTGTGACTCCGGCGGCGCGCGTATCCAGGAGGGCGTCATGAGCCTGGCCGGTTACGCCGATATCTTTCTGCGGAACGTACTCGCCTCCGGCGTGGTTCCCCAGATCACCGCCATCATGGGCCCCTGCGCCGGCGGCTCGGTTTACTCCCCGGCCCTGACGGACTGGATCTTCATGGTTCAGAATACCAGCAACATGTTCATCACCGGACCGGACGTGATCAAGGCCGTCACCGGTGAAATCGTCACCAAAGAAGACCTGGGCGGCGCCATGGCCCATAACGCCGTCAGCGGCGTGGCCCATTTCGCCAGTCCCGACGACGGCGCCTGTCTGGTGAAAATCCGGGAACTGCTGGCCTTTCTGCCCAACAATAATATGGAAGACCCGCCCCGGGTCGCCTGCGACGATGATCCCGACCGCCGGGATGAAAACTTACGGACCGTGGTCCCGGAGGACCCCAACAAGCCCTACGACATCCGGGCCATCATCCGCTCCAACGTGGACAACGGTTACTTCTTCGAAATCCAGGAGCACTGGGGCGCCAACATCGTCATCGGCCTGGCCCGCCTGGACGGCGCCGTCGTCGGCATCGTCGCCAACCAGCCGGCCGTCATGGCCGGATGCCTGGATATCAACGCCTCGGTCAAGGGCGCGCGGTTCGTTCGCTTCTGCGACGCCTTCAATATCCCGCTGATCATTTACGAGGACGTGCCGGGCTTTCTGCCGGGCACCAATCAGGAACACGGCGGTATCATCAAGCACGGCGCCAAGCTGATTTACGCCTTCTGCGAGGCTACCGTGCCCCGCATCACCCTGATCACCCGGAAGGCCTACGGCGGCGCCTATTGTGTCATGAGCTCCAAGCACATCCGCGGCGACATCAACATCGCCTATCCCACCGCGGAAATCGCGGTCATGGGCGCCGAGGGTGCGGTCAACATCATTTTCCGGGATGAAATCAAGAAGGCCGGCGACGCGGTCGCCGAGAAAAAACGGCTGGTAGCCGATTACCGGGACAAGTTCGCCAATCCGTACAAAGCCGCCGAGCTGGGCTATATCGACGACGTCATCGACCCGGCGGACACGCGGCCGAAAATCATCGAGGCCCTGCGGATGCTCAGGACCAAACAGGCAACCAACCCGCCCAAGAAGCATGGGAACATCCCCCTGTAG
- a CDS encoding MMPL family transporter has protein sequence METLPQPTRFESLMNRLAESFEHLGGFVYDHKKLVVALTLVIVGVSAYFAEKVRFDTSFESYFDRDDPAYAAYLDYRDDFGSDEMAYILYEVPDNANGVWDLEVMKKIERLTRELEAEVPFIKEVTSLANAEFIEGREDELLVREILDPYPQTREELLAMRDKVMKKPLLAGTLTSADGKYGAVYIEMEKSSVDAEETLVLDPAKGPEMDNVYPQVTNDAIERVLARPEYAGIRFHHTGDAALTSTYNRITRGESLRLGLLAVAFIGGLLLLFFRRPMGVLGPLLTVSLAILAAMGFVGIVGWHLDIMFMMLPGTIITVGVASAIHILTGYTVCRKQLKDNRAAIRKTMLLVGAPCLFTMLTDVAGFGSTNISPIKAINHFAYYSSFGVIMAFAFTVTVFIAILTLFGNPAAAGRQTAESPAAADARPRKKHFSVRFFAALTRFDVRHPWKIIIVWMVFFAVTGSGTAFLQVDSNFLNEFSEDLPIRKTTEYVDRTMLGAGGFSYVFDSGEQDGICDPEFLKRVETLQNRINQETQLVMKTMSIVDLLKDINRSFHDEDPAYYVLPETRELAAQYLLLYEMSGGDELGNYVTGDMRRVNLQVHSKLVSSSVYKKVTDDVNDFITKEFPPEQQPVLTGSGYLWIKLVQYIVRSQILGFSVAFGVIAVMMCLALGSIRVGLLSMIPNLAPVFVTLGFMGLTGIPLDYVKLLIASIAIGIAVDDTLHFLLRYRLEFWRTRDYQAALNASLNDVGRAVFITTLVLLAGFATNLFSVMNSFVEFGYLTLITLSVAALADYFLTPALIIVTRAFGPEAR, from the coding sequence GTGGAGACGTTGCCTCAACCCACGCGGTTTGAATCCCTGATGAACCGGCTGGCGGAATCGTTCGAGCACCTGGGCGGATTCGTCTATGACCATAAAAAGCTTGTTGTCGCCCTGACGCTGGTGATCGTCGGTGTTTCGGCCTATTTCGCCGAAAAAGTCCGTTTTGACACCTCCTTTGAATCCTATTTTGACCGGGATGATCCCGCCTACGCCGCCTATCTGGATTATCGGGATGATTTCGGATCGGATGAAATGGCTTACATCCTCTATGAAGTGCCCGACAACGCCAATGGCGTCTGGGATCTGGAGGTGATGAAAAAAATTGAACGGCTGACCCGGGAACTGGAAGCGGAAGTTCCTTTCATCAAGGAAGTGACTTCCCTGGCCAACGCGGAATTCATCGAAGGCCGGGAGGACGAACTCCTGGTCCGTGAAATTCTTGACCCTTACCCGCAAACCCGGGAAGAGTTGCTGGCCATGCGGGACAAGGTGATGAAAAAACCCCTGCTGGCCGGGACCCTGACCAGCGCGGACGGGAAATACGGCGCCGTTTATATCGAAATGGAAAAGTCGTCCGTTGACGCCGAAGAGACCCTGGTCCTGGATCCGGCCAAAGGGCCGGAAATGGATAACGTCTATCCCCAGGTCACCAATGACGCCATCGAGCGAGTCCTGGCCCGGCCCGAGTACGCGGGCATCCGTTTCCATCACACCGGCGACGCGGCCCTGACCTCGACCTACAATCGCATCACCCGGGGGGAAAGCCTCCGCCTGGGGCTTCTCGCCGTGGCTTTTATCGGCGGCCTGCTGCTTCTCTTCTTCCGCCGGCCCATGGGCGTGCTGGGGCCGCTGTTGACCGTTTCCCTGGCCATCCTGGCCGCCATGGGCTTTGTGGGCATCGTGGGCTGGCATCTGGACATCATGTTCATGATGCTGCCCGGGACGATCATCACCGTCGGCGTGGCCAGCGCGATTCACATCCTGACCGGATACACGGTCTGCCGAAAACAGCTCAAGGATAATCGCGCCGCCATCCGCAAGACCATGCTGTTGGTGGGCGCGCCCTGCCTGTTCACCATGCTGACGGACGTGGCCGGATTCGGTTCCACCAATATCTCTCCCATCAAGGCCATCAATCATTTCGCCTACTACAGCTCCTTCGGGGTGATCATGGCCTTTGCTTTCACGGTGACGGTATTCATCGCCATCCTGACGCTGTTCGGCAATCCGGCCGCGGCCGGCAGGCAAACAGCGGAAAGTCCGGCGGCGGCGGACGCGAGGCCCCGCAAAAAACATTTCTCCGTCCGGTTCTTTGCCGCCCTGACCCGTTTTGATGTCCGTCACCCCTGGAAGATCATCATCGTCTGGATGGTTTTTTTCGCGGTGACCGGATCCGGTACGGCGTTTCTGCAGGTGGACTCCAATTTTCTCAACGAGTTTTCGGAGGACCTGCCCATCCGCAAAACCACCGAATATGTCGACCGGACCATGCTGGGAGCCGGCGGGTTCAGCTACGTGTTTGATTCCGGCGAGCAGGACGGCATCTGTGACCCGGAATTTCTAAAACGGGTGGAAACCCTTCAGAACCGGATCAACCAGGAAACGCAACTGGTCATGAAGACCATGTCCATCGTGGACCTGCTCAAGGACATCAACCGCAGCTTCCACGACGAGGATCCCGCCTATTATGTTCTGCCCGAAACCCGGGAACTGGCCGCCCAGTATCTGCTGCTTTACGAGATGTCCGGCGGCGACGAACTGGGGAACTATGTCACCGGCGATATGCGGCGGGTCAACCTGCAGGTGCACAGCAAGCTGGTGTCCTCCAGCGTCTACAAAAAAGTGACCGATGACGTCAACGATTTCATCACCAAGGAATTTCCTCCGGAGCAGCAACCGGTGTTGACGGGCAGCGGGTATCTCTGGATCAAACTGGTCCAGTATATTGTCCGCAGTCAGATCCTGGGATTTTCAGTGGCCTTCGGCGTCATCGCCGTGATGATGTGCCTGGCCCTGGGGTCTATCCGGGTGGGACTGCTCTCCATGATCCCCAACCTGGCGCCGGTTTTCGTGACCCTGGGGTTCATGGGCCTGACCGGGATTCCCCTGGATTACGTCAAGCTGCTCATCGCCAGCATCGCCATCGGTATTGCCGTGGACGACACCCTTCATTTTCTCCTGAGGTACCGGCTGGAGTTCTGGCGGACACGAGACTACCAGGCGGCGCTGAACGCATCGCTCAACGATGTCGGCCGGGCCGTGTTCATCACCACCCTGGTCTTGCTGGCCGGGTTCGCGACCAATCTGTTTTCGGTCATGAACAGCTTTGTCGAATTCGGTTATCTGACCCTGATTACCCTGTCGGTGGCGGCCCTGGCGGATTATTTTCTGACGCCGGCCCTGATCATCGTCACCAGGGCCTTTGGACCCGAGGCCAGATGA
- a CDS encoding AI-2E family transporter, with the protein MKTSIDHTDHCDRDLLDMPENRLAVGSQPESVGCRRNTILEKHPYLCGYAFLLAIVLLFSVSSLSMFLISFLFLYFISDFITNDVRRFIPFLPKAFLFSFLYVAVILFIILASNKIIPEMIRQLPDIAQKVQAQAIDQYADLYQRWNLQKYADKYINPNEVRSVIVKGTTTVLQFVMDRVKPVYMGVIYFIFALVINLLFYHNREQADRVFARKPGSLMHYLYQFAEMRIRVFYFYFKRVMIGQIIISTINTSISAVAILALELPNPLFLVFIVFVCGLFPVVGNIASNTILTIIAFVSVGLWGALVCLGLLVVIHKLEYFLNSKIISGIVNLPMVVTLSALVVFEVLMGIIGLILAIPMLLFIRHELEHLPGMAGGSSGDEEKTENSQISIPPAGA; encoded by the coding sequence ATGAAGACGTCAATCGACCATACCGATCACTGCGACCGGGATCTGCTGGATATGCCCGAAAACCGGCTGGCCGTCGGCTCCCAGCCTGAATCCGTTGGTTGCCGCCGGAACACCATTCTGGAAAAACACCCCTATCTCTGCGGTTACGCATTCCTGCTGGCCATCGTCCTGCTGTTTTCCGTGTCCAGTCTGTCGATGTTTTTAATCTCGTTCCTGTTTCTTTATTTTATTTCCGACTTTATCACCAATGACGTGCGCCGGTTTATCCCGTTTCTGCCCAAGGCCTTTCTGTTTTCGTTTCTATACGTTGCCGTCATCCTGTTTATTATCCTGGCTTCCAATAAAATCATTCCGGAAATGATCCGGCAACTCCCCGATATCGCCCAGAAAGTCCAGGCCCAGGCTATCGACCAGTACGCGGACCTCTATCAACGCTGGAATCTTCAGAAGTACGCCGACAAGTATATCAATCCGAATGAAGTACGTTCCGTCATCGTCAAGGGTACCACCACGGTCCTGCAGTTTGTGATGGATCGCGTCAAGCCGGTTTACATGGGGGTGATCTATTTTATTTTCGCCCTGGTGATCAACCTGCTTTTTTACCACAACCGTGAACAGGCCGACCGGGTATTTGCCCGCAAACCCGGGAGCCTGATGCATTATCTTTACCAGTTCGCCGAAATGCGGATCCGGGTGTTTTATTTTTACTTCAAGCGGGTCATGATCGGCCAGATCATCATTTCCACCATCAACACCAGCATATCCGCCGTCGCCATCCTGGCCCTGGAGCTGCCCAATCCGCTTTTCCTGGTTTTTATCGTGTTTGTCTGCGGCCTTTTCCCGGTGGTCGGCAATATCGCTTCCAACACTATCCTGACAATCATCGCCTTTGTGTCCGTCGGCCTCTGGGGGGCCCTGGTCTGTCTGGGACTGCTGGTGGTGATTCACAAGCTGGAATATTTTTTAAATTCCAAGATCATCAGCGGCATCGTCAATCTGCCCATGGTGGTGACCCTGTCGGCCCTGGTGGTGTTCGAGGTGCTGATGGGCATCATCGGGCTGATCCTGGCGATCCCCATGCTTCTGTTTATCAGGCATGAACTGGAACATCTTCCGGGAATGGCAGGCGGGTCTTCAGGGGATGAGGAAAAGACGGAGAACAGTCAGATTTCAATTCCGCCGGCGGGGGCATAG
- the lsrF gene encoding 3-hydroxy-5-phosphonooxypentane-2,4-dione thiolase has product MPDADAVKEGKNYHTDVPQKCDGFYLKGCNSLDWGMKNRLARIFNPKSGRTVMLAIDHGYFQGPTTGLERIDINILPLVPYADTLMLTRGILRSVVPPSATVPIVVRASGGASILKELSNEEIAVDIEDSIRMNVCAMAVQVFIGAEFERQSLINMTRLVDLGTRYGIPTLAVTAVGKDMARDARYFRLATRICAELGAHYVKSYYIDKGFETVTASCPVPIVMAGGKKIPEFDALTMAYNAVQQGAAGVDMGRNIFQSDAPTAMIQAVRAVVHDNETPKKAFDLYNTLKNEKKKKKK; this is encoded by the coding sequence ATGCCGGATGCGGATGCGGTAAAAGAAGGGAAAAATTATCACACGGATGTTCCCCAGAAATGCGATGGTTTCTATCTGAAGGGATGCAACTCTTTGGATTGGGGCATGAAAAACCGGCTGGCCCGGATCTTCAATCCGAAAAGCGGCCGGACCGTCATGCTGGCCATTGACCACGGCTATTTCCAGGGACCGACCACCGGCCTGGAACGGATCGACATCAACATTCTGCCCCTGGTCCCCTATGCCGACACCCTCATGCTGACGCGGGGCATCCTCCGGAGCGTGGTGCCGCCCTCCGCCACCGTTCCCATTGTCGTGCGGGCCTCGGGCGGCGCCAGCATCTTAAAGGAGCTGTCCAACGAGGAGATCGCCGTGGACATCGAGGACTCCATCCGGATGAACGTCTGCGCCATGGCCGTCCAGGTGTTCATCGGCGCCGAATTCGAGCGCCAGTCCCTCATCAACATGACCCGCCTGGTCGATCTGGGCACCCGTTACGGCATCCCCACCCTGGCCGTGACGGCCGTTGGCAAGGACATGGCCCGGGACGCCCGGTACTTCCGTCTGGCCACCCGGATCTGCGCCGAACTGGGAGCGCACTACGTCAAATCCTATTACATCGACAAGGGGTTTGAAACCGTGACCGCCTCCTGCCCGGTGCCCATCGTCATGGCCGGCGGCAAGAAAATCCCGGAATTCGACGCCCTGACCATGGCGTATAATGCCGTACAGCAGGGCGCGGCCGGCGTGGACATGGGCCGCAATATCTTCCAGTCCGACGCGCCCACGGCCATGATCCAGGCGGTCCGGGCCGTGGTTCATGACAATGAGACGCCGAAAAAGGCTTTTGATCTGTACAACACGCTGAAAAACGAAAAGAAGAAAAAGAAGAAGTAG
- a CDS encoding VOC family protein: MQLHHIALASSSEKKSDRFYRDLLGLEKKDVRMVPAEKMSQIFNISEEARLINYSGNNGLLFEIFVTPAREIVAVSHSCLIVDDRDGFFEKCLRMDVPVHRIPRGDGTFIVFIRDDDNNLFEIK, from the coding sequence ATGCAATTGCATCATATCGCCCTGGCCAGTTCATCGGAAAAAAAGAGCGACAGGTTTTACCGGGATTTGCTGGGCCTTGAAAAAAAGGACGTCCGAATGGTTCCGGCGGAAAAAATGTCGCAGATATTCAACATCAGCGAAGAGGCACGGCTGATCAATTACAGCGGGAACAACGGACTTCTTTTTGAGATCTTCGTCACCCCCGCGCGGGAAATTGTCGCGGTCTCCCACTCCTGCCTGATTGTCGATGATCGTGATGGTTTTTTTGAAAAATGTTTGCGGATGGATGTTCCGGTTCACCGGATTCCCCGGGGAGACGGGACGTTTATTGTCTTTATCAGGGACGACGATAATAATTTGTTTGAAATCAAATAA